A genomic region of Parambassis ranga chromosome 7, fParRan2.1, whole genome shotgun sequence contains the following coding sequences:
- the LOC114438243 gene encoding PTB domain-containing engulfment adapter protein 1-like — translation MEFFWRKTQLFKTPDKYSSEKAAKNSRVHLFLTLSGIDILENKTKFLLYSCPLSTISFCAVLPSSPKVFGFVARHPAADMHHCYLFQSSKFSHVLVSVIGDAFRVSRQEETVRGGRDLIVEALRHKNKMLQKENEELKRKLKRQDK, via the exons ATGGAGTTCTTCTGGAGGAAAACCCAACTATTTAAA ACGCCAGATAAATACTCCTCAGAAAAGGCAGCTAAGAACAGCAGAGTCCATCTCTTCCTGACGCTGAGTGGGATTGACATtctggaaaataaaacaaag TTTCTGTTGTACTCGTGCCCTCTCTCCACCATCTCCTTCTGTGCCGTCCTGCCATCTTCACCCAAAGTCTTTGGCTTTGTAGCCCGCCATCCTGCAGCAGACATGCACCACTGTTATCTCTTCCAGAGCTCCAAGTTT TCTCACGTGCTGGTCTCAGTTATTGGGGACGCCTTCCGAGTTTCAAGACAAGAAGAGACGGTTAGAGGAGGACGAGACCTGATAGTGGAGGCCCTCAGACATAAG AATAAAATGCTGCAGAAAGAGAATGAAGAGCTGAAGAGGAAACTTAAAAGACAAGACAAATAA
- the LOC114438244 gene encoding transmembrane protein 106C-like — MLLADTWDILCDISRRRHGTRWSRSGSSLSLLPERQSTARRTEDRDSDNDSLDGLGRREDIAQFPYVEFTGKDSITCPTCQGTGRIPSGQVNELVALIPYSDQRLQPRRTKLYVVLSVVLCLLASALVAFFLFPRAVVVVDDGLRSVTVRFDHSNMRVLMNMTSTLNFSNPNFFSVLVQSVSCQVLYMKTVVGTQQLDNATTILPLSERQVNYTISVEIGHSAPYVYAFCTMPRIKVHNIVVFMQTTVKHRTWYERLRIAWRRIATLTVAPTSHTTRQPSITSPICSKSCFSCSLVA; from the exons ATGTTATTGGCAGACACCTGGGACATTCTCT GCGACATTAGCCGCCGCCGCCATGGGACGCGATGGTCTCGTAGCGGCAGCAGTCTGTCGCTGCTTCCGGAAAGACAGAGCACTGCgcggaggacagaggacagggacTCCGATAATGACTCTTTGGATGGACTCGGCAGACGGGAGGACATAGCCCAGTTTCCGTACGTGGAGTTTACCGGAAAAGACAGCATAACGTGTCCAACATGTCAAGGCACTGGACGAATACCTTCAG GCCAAGTGAACGAACTGGTTGCATTGATCCCATACAGCGACCAAAGGCTGCAGCCCCGGAGAAC GAAGCTGTATGTGGTACTGTCTGTTGTGCTCTGCCTGCTGGCCTCTGCACTCGTggccttcttcctcttccctcgtgcggtggtggtggtggatgaTGGGTTACGCTCAGTAACGGTGCGCTTCGACCACTCCAACATGAGGGTCCTGATGAACATGACA AGCACACTCAACTTCAGCAACCCCAACTTCTTCTCAGTGCTGGTGCAGAGTGTGAGCTGCCAGGTGCTGTACATGAAAACAGTGGTTGGGACTCAGCAGCTAGACAACGCCACCACCATCCTGCCTCTCAGTGAGCGTCAG GTGAACTACACCATCAGTGTGGAGATCGGTCACAGTGCACCATACGTCTA TGCTTTCTGCACCATGCCCAGAATCAAAGTGCACAATATTGTCGTATTTATGCA AACCACAGTGAAACATCGTACATGGTACGAACGTCTCAGAATAGCCTGGAGGCGTATCGCTACATTGACTGTGGCTCCAACATCACATACCACCAGACAGCCAAGCATCACAAGCCCCATCTGCTCTAAGAG CTGCTTCTCGTGTTCACTTGTGGCTTGA